In a genomic window of Vibrio orientalis CIP 102891 = ATCC 33934:
- the acnB gene encoding bifunctional aconitate hydratase 2/2-methylisocitrate dehydratase — protein MLEAYRKHVEERAAEGVVPKPLDAEQVAGLVELLKNPPQGEEAFILDLLENRIPPGVDEAAYVKAGFLTAITKGEVESPLVSKEKAAELLGTMQGGYNIESLVSLLDDAQLAPIAVKALSHTLLMFDAFYDVEEKAKAGNASAQQVLQSWADAEWFTAKEKVAEKITVKVFKVTGETNTDDLSPAPDAWSRPDIPVHAKAMLKMERDGINPDDAGNVGPIKQIEELQKDGIPLAYVGDVVGTGSSRKSATNSVLWFMGDDIPYVPNKRTGGVCLGGKIAPIFYNTMEDSGALPIELNVQDMNMGDVIDIFPYEGVVRKDGAEISNFELSKVLLDEVRAGGRIPLIIGRGLTSRARTALGLEETDLFAKPIDPSASDKGYTLAQKMVGKACGVEGVRAGQYCEPKMTTVGSQDTTGPMTRDELKDLACLGFSADLVMQSFCHTSAYPKPVDVNTHHTLPDFIMNRAGVSLRPGDGVIHSWLNRMLLPDTVGTGGDSHTRFPLGISFPAGSGLVAFAAATGVMPLDMPESILVRFKGEMQPGITLRDLVHAIPLYGIKQGLLTVEKAGKINEFSGRVLEIEGVEHLSVEQAFELSDASAERSAAGCTVKLSQESIEEYLNSNIVMLKWMIAEGYGDVRTIERRITAMEEWLANPELLSADSDAEYAHVIEIDLADIDQPILCAPNDPDDARLLSDVQGTEIQEVFIGSCMTNIGHFRAAGKMLEEFNGSLSTRLWVAPPTKMDKDQLTEEGYYGIFGRAGVRIETPGCSLCMGNQARVADKATVMSTSTRNFPNRLGTGANVYLASAELSAVGAILGRIPTKEEYLEYAQKIDATAADTYRYLNFHKMGQYTEKADTVIFQEPA, from the coding sequence GTGCTTGAAGCCTACCGTAAACACGTCGAAGAGCGTGCTGCCGAAGGAGTTGTTCCTAAACCACTAGATGCCGAGCAAGTTGCAGGCCTTGTGGAACTTCTTAAAAATCCCCCTCAAGGTGAAGAAGCGTTTATTCTTGACCTTCTAGAGAACCGCATTCCACCGGGTGTTGATGAAGCTGCCTATGTAAAAGCGGGTTTCTTAACTGCCATCACTAAAGGTGAAGTTGAATCGCCACTGGTCAGCAAAGAAAAAGCGGCTGAATTGCTAGGTACAATGCAAGGTGGTTACAATATCGAATCACTTGTGTCTCTACTCGATGATGCACAATTAGCGCCTATCGCAGTTAAAGCTCTGTCTCATACTCTACTGATGTTTGATGCTTTCTACGATGTAGAAGAGAAAGCGAAAGCAGGCAATGCCTCTGCGCAGCAAGTTCTTCAGTCATGGGCTGATGCTGAGTGGTTCACTGCAAAAGAAAAAGTCGCTGAAAAGATCACTGTAAAAGTTTTCAAAGTCACTGGTGAAACCAACACCGATGACCTATCTCCAGCTCCAGATGCATGGTCACGTCCTGATATCCCAGTACACGCAAAAGCGATGCTGAAGATGGAACGTGATGGCATCAACCCTGATGATGCAGGCAATGTTGGTCCAATTAAACAAATCGAAGAGCTACAAAAAGACGGTATTCCACTTGCGTATGTAGGTGATGTTGTTGGTACCGGTTCTTCACGTAAATCGGCAACTAACTCAGTGCTTTGGTTCATGGGTGATGATATCCCGTACGTACCAAACAAGCGTACTGGTGGTGTGTGTCTAGGTGGCAAAATTGCACCAATCTTCTACAACACGATGGAAGACTCAGGCGCACTGCCAATCGAGCTTAATGTTCAAGACATGAACATGGGCGATGTGATTGATATCTTCCCGTATGAAGGTGTTGTACGTAAAGATGGCGCAGAAATTTCTAACTTTGAACTGAGCAAAGTACTGCTTGATGAAGTACGTGCTGGTGGTCGTATTCCACTGATCATCGGTCGTGGATTAACAAGCCGTGCTCGTACCGCTCTTGGTCTAGAAGAAACTGATCTATTTGCTAAGCCAATTGACCCATCAGCTTCAGATAAAGGCTACACACTAGCTCAGAAGATGGTTGGTAAAGCGTGTGGCGTTGAAGGCGTGCGTGCAGGTCAGTACTGTGAGCCGAAGATGACAACAGTAGGTTCTCAAGATACAACCGGTCCTATGACGCGTGATGAGCTGAAAGACCTTGCGTGTCTTGGCTTCTCTGCTGACCTAGTCATGCAGTCATTCTGTCACACTTCTGCATACCCGAAACCAGTTGACGTGAATACTCACCATACGCTACCTGATTTCATCATGAACCGTGCAGGTGTTTCTCTACGTCCGGGTGATGGTGTTATTCACTCATGGCTAAACCGTATGCTTCTACCTGATACTGTTGGTACAGGTGGTGACTCGCATACTCGTTTCCCTCTAGGTATTTCGTTCCCTGCTGGTTCTGGTCTGGTGGCATTTGCTGCTGCGACAGGTGTTATGCCACTTGATATGCCAGAATCAATCTTGGTGCGCTTCAAAGGTGAAATGCAGCCTGGTATCACGCTACGTGACCTAGTACATGCAATTCCACTATACGGTATCAAGCAAGGTCTACTAACAGTAGAGAAAGCCGGTAAGATCAACGAATTCTCTGGCCGTGTTCTAGAGATTGAAGGTGTTGAGCATCTATCTGTTGAGCAAGCATTTGAGCTGTCAGATGCATCGGCAGAGCGCTCTGCTGCGGGTTGTACCGTTAAGCTATCTCAAGAGTCTATCGAAGAGTACCTAAACTCAAACATCGTTATGCTTAAGTGGATGATCGCTGAAGGCTACGGGGATGTGCGTACTATCGAACGTCGTATTACGGCGATGGAAGAGTGGCTAGCGAACCCAGAGTTGCTGTCTGCTGATTCAGATGCCGAATACGCTCACGTTATCGAAATCGACCTTGCTGACATCGATCAGCCAATCTTATGTGCACCAAACGATCCAGATGATGCTCGTCTTCTTTCTGACGTTCAAGGTACTGAGATTCAAGAAGTGTTCATCGGTTCTTGTATGACCAACATCGGTCACTTCCGTGCAGCGGGTAAGATGCTAGAAGAGTTCAATGGTTCTCTGAGCACTCGCCTATGGGTTGCGCCACCAACTAAGATGGATAAAGACCAGCTAACGGAAGAAGGCTACTACGGTATCTTTGGCCGTGCAGGGGTTCGTATTGAAACTCCGGGCTGTTCTCTATGTATGGGTAACCAGGCACGCGTAGCAGACAAAGCAACAGTAATGTCTACATCAACGCGTAACTTCCCGAACCGTCTAGGTACAGGTGCCAACGTTTATCTAGCGTCTGCAGAACTTTCTGCAGTTGGTGCGATTCTAGGTCGTATCCCGACGAAAGAAGAGTACCTAGAGTACGCTCAGAAGATTGATGCGACGGCAGCGGATACTTACCGTTACCTGAACTTCCATAAAATGGGTCAGTACACGGAAAAAGCGGATACGGTTATTTTCCAAGAGCCAGCATAA
- a CDS encoding YacL family protein: protein MEFEFIRNTLMGEYYVKSSMGHEIVGRWLQEEIGKDWQKIEQVENLLEQVRQAPQLEHTLVGAEISLNAQGDEIVVQENVLGHGQEMDEGSEFDFYDSESTASCGIDDFEDLIEQWKTFLTTK, encoded by the coding sequence ATGGAATTCGAGTTTATTAGAAACACATTAATGGGCGAATACTATGTTAAATCGAGCATGGGACATGAGATTGTAGGTCGCTGGCTGCAAGAAGAAATCGGTAAAGATTGGCAAAAAATCGAACAAGTAGAAAATCTGCTTGAGCAAGTTCGTCAAGCGCCTCAACTTGAACACACGCTTGTCGGCGCGGAGATTTCACTTAATGCTCAAGGTGACGAGATTGTTGTCCAAGAAAATGTGCTTGGCCACGGCCAAGAGATGGATGAAGGCAGCGAGTTTGATTTTTACGACAGTGAAAGTACCGCGAGTTGCGGTATTGATGATTTCGAAGATCTTATTGAACAGTGGAAAACGTTTCTAACGACCAAGTAG
- a CDS encoding P-II family nitrogen regulator has translation MKLINAIIKPFKLDDVREALADVGIEGMTVSEVKGFGRQKGHTELYRGAEYQVDFLPKVKLEIATQEENVDRVIEAITKAAHTGKIGDGKIFVYDLTQAVRIRTNEMDAEAL, from the coding sequence ATGAAACTTATTAATGCGATTATTAAACCGTTCAAATTAGACGATGTACGTGAAGCCCTAGCCGATGTTGGTATTGAAGGGATGACTGTATCAGAAGTGAAAGGCTTTGGCCGACAGAAAGGTCACACGGAGCTTTATCGTGGCGCTGAGTACCAAGTTGATTTCTTGCCAAAAGTAAAACTAGAAATAGCCACGCAAGAAGAAAACGTTGACCGTGTAATTGAAGCGATAACTAAGGCGGCACATACCGGTAAGATCGGTGACGGTAAGATATTTGTTTACGACCTGACTCAAGCTGTGCGTATTCGTACTAATGAAATGGACGCAGAAGCGCTTTAA
- a CDS encoding ammonium transporter has protein sequence MELSTTVTELRYALDTFFFLISGALVMWMAAGFAMLEAGLVRSKNTTEILTKNICLYAIACTMYLIVGYNIMYVDNGDSSWLPSFGALIGTQGEGADHSLESDFFFQVVFVATAMSVVSGAVAERMKLWSFLIFSVVLTAFIYPMEGYWTWGGGFLSQAGFSDFAGSGIVHMAGAAAALAGVLLLGARKGKYGKNGEIYPIPGSNMPLATLGTFILWFGWFGFNGGSQLMVSDFENATAVGQIFLNTNAAAAAGAIAALFVCKTTWGKADLTMILNGALAGLVAITADPLSPSPLYAVAIGAVSGAIVVFSIVGLDKLKIDDPVGAISVHGVCGFFGLMVVPLSNGDATFGAQLLGAAVIFAWVFGASIVVWAILKATVGIRVSEDEELEGMDMHDCGVGAYPEFVTVK, from the coding sequence ATGGAATTATCAACAACAGTAACTGAGTTACGTTACGCACTAGACACTTTTTTCTTCCTCATTTCAGGTGCGTTAGTAATGTGGATGGCAGCGGGTTTTGCAATGTTAGAAGCAGGCCTCGTTCGCTCAAAAAACACTACCGAGATCTTAACTAAAAACATCTGCCTATATGCAATTGCTTGTACCATGTACCTGATTGTTGGCTACAACATCATGTATGTCGATAATGGTGACAGCAGCTGGCTACCATCGTTTGGTGCACTGATCGGTACTCAAGGAGAGGGCGCAGACCACTCACTTGAATCTGACTTCTTCTTCCAAGTGGTATTCGTTGCAACCGCAATGTCAGTGGTATCAGGTGCGGTAGCTGAACGTATGAAGCTTTGGTCATTCTTAATCTTCTCTGTCGTGCTTACCGCATTCATTTACCCAATGGAAGGTTACTGGACTTGGGGCGGTGGTTTCCTATCCCAAGCAGGTTTTAGTGACTTCGCTGGTTCAGGTATCGTTCACATGGCAGGTGCTGCGGCGGCGCTAGCAGGTGTACTACTACTAGGTGCTCGTAAAGGTAAATATGGTAAGAACGGTGAAATCTACCCAATTCCTGGTTCAAATATGCCTCTTGCAACATTAGGTACATTTATCTTGTGGTTCGGTTGGTTCGGCTTCAACGGCGGTTCACAGTTGATGGTATCAGATTTTGAAAATGCTACAGCGGTTGGTCAAATCTTCCTTAATACCAATGCAGCAGCAGCAGCAGGTGCAATTGCTGCACTATTTGTATGTAAAACCACTTGGGGCAAAGCTGATTTAACCATGATTCTTAACGGTGCATTAGCTGGTCTAGTCGCAATCACAGCAGACCCACTTTCACCATCACCGCTATACGCAGTGGCTATTGGTGCAGTATCTGGTGCGATTGTAGTATTCAGTATTGTTGGCTTAGATAAGCTTAAGATTGATGATCCAGTCGGTGCGATTTCAGTGCACGGTGTGTGTGGCTTCTTCGGTCTGATGGTTGTGCCACTTAGCAACGGTGATGCAACATTTGGTGCTCAGCTTCTTGGTGCGGCAGTGATCTTTGCGTGGGTATTTGGTGCAAGTATAGTGGTATGGGCTATCCTTAAAGCGACTGTAGGTATTCGAGTTTCAGAAGACGAAGAACTAGAAGGTATGGATATGCATGACTGTGGTGTTGGCGCATATCCAGAGTTTGTTACAGTGAAGTGA